The DNA region CGTTTACAGCAAAAGTTTCCATCGGCAAATATTTACCGAATTACCGACGACCTGTTCGGTGACATGCCATCGGGGAGTTTTGACACCATAGTTTCAACCCTTACCGTTGCGCACATCAAAAATATTGAGGTTGCCCTGCAGGCCTGGATGCGGATCCTGAAACCGACCGGCGACATCATCATTACCGATTTCCATCCGCAGACACTGGCAAACGGCGGCAAGCGGACATTTAAACATGGCAGCAGTTTTATAGCGGTCGAAAACTATGTACACCCCGTAAATACCATTAAAGATCTGTTGCTAAAAAACGATTTTAAGCTAATTGCAGAAGAAGAAATTAAAATAGATGAAACCATGAAGCATTATTATGCCAATAAAAACGCGCTTCGTGTTTATGATAAGTATAAAGGCTTCCCCATTATTTACGGGCTGCACTTGAGGAGAACCGATGGTACTGAATAACGTCATGATACCGGGAAACGATGCCGTGGTGAGCATAAGTATAAGTGAGGGTAAAATAAAACAGGTTTCCCCCTCACATACTGATGACCACGAACAGCTAACCTTTGTGAATGCCATTGCTTTTCCGGGCCTGATCAACTCGCATGACCATCTTGATTTTAATCTTTTTCCGCAGCTTGGCAATAAAACCTATGAAAGCTATACCGAATGGGGAAAGCACATTCACCGCGCTTACGCCGGTGAGATTGCATCTGTGCTAAAAATCCCTATTGCCCTGCGCGAACGCTGGGGTGTTTATAAAAACCTGCTTTGCGGCGTTACTACAGTAGTAAATCATGGCGAAAAAACTACCGTAAATGATCCTCTCATCACCATATTTGACAATTGCCAGAGTATCCACTCCGTCCGGTTTGAAAAAAACTGGAAGAAACGGCTCAATAACCCGCTTAAAATAAATAAACCGGCCGTCATCCATATAGGCGAGGGCACAAACAATATCGCCCATACCGAAATAGATGAACTAATTAAATGGAATATCCTTAAGCGTAAACTCATTGGGATCCATGGGGTGGCTATGGCCCCTAAACAGGCCAAACATTTCGAAGCCCTGGTTTGGTGTCCCGAATCAAACTATTTCCTGCTTAATAAAACAGCGGCCATTGATGAGCTGAAAACAAAAACAACGATTTTATTTGGCACAGATAGCACGCTTACCGGGCATTGGGACATCTGGCATCACATTCGCCTTGCGCGTAAAACCCA from Mucilaginibacter sp. SJ includes:
- a CDS encoding class I SAM-dependent methyltransferase, producing MIQTVKNYIKQRFFPPNIIEKNSVDAYDIWAEHYDAQPGNLMLDLDEVLFPRLVNSTSIAGKNVADIGCGTGRHWEKMFALNPGRLTGFDTSAGMLARLQQKFPSANIYRITDDLFGDMPSGSFDTIVSTLTVAHIKNIEVALQAWMRILKPTGDIIITDFHPQTLANGGKRTFKHGSSFIAVENYVHPVNTIKDLLLKNDFKLIAEEEIKIDETMKHYYANKNALRVYDKYKGFPIIYGLHLRRTDGTE
- a CDS encoding amidohydrolase family protein, producing the protein MIPGNDAVVSISISEGKIKQVSPSHTDDHEQLTFVNAIAFPGLINSHDHLDFNLFPQLGNKTYESYTEWGKHIHRAYAGEIASVLKIPIALRERWGVYKNLLCGVTTVVNHGEKTTVNDPLITIFDNCQSIHSVRFEKNWKKRLNNPLKINKPAVIHIGEGTNNIAHTEIDELIKWNILKRKLIGIHGVAMAPKQAKHFEALVWCPESNYFLLNKTAAIDELKTKTTILFGTDSTLTGHWDIWHHIRLARKTQMLNDDELYNSLTSSPAQTWKLNSGSITSGFDADIIIAKAKDKAGLQAFYDITPNDILLVMHKGVILLFDESLYHQLTGIINQNYSKVFTGNHFKYVMGDIPGLITEIKRYKPDAVFPIPYPALPAA